The Synechocystis sp. PCC 6714 genome includes the window TCTGGATATTTTTGGTAACGGCAACAACCTGGCCCTGGAGAAATTGGATCATCCTAGTTCAGAGTTAAATCAGTTAGTTCAGAGTCAAATCAACTGGGCTGTGGCTTGCATGGCAATGGCGATCGCCGCACCGAGGAAAGTGTTAATGCCGTTAACTACTTCATTGGTCAGCCAAGGCCATTTATTTTGCAAAGTTGCGCCAATTACGCTCTCCAGATTGGTGGCAATGAAAGCGGCCAGGGTGGAAAAAATTATTCCCCCGACGGAAATTAGACCCACGCCGTACCCCAAAATTGCCAGGGCCAACCCCGCCATAAACCCCGCCATCGTTCCTTCCAAACTCACGGCCCCCTCCGTTCCCCTGGGAACCGGTTGCAGAGTGGTGATTAAAAAGGTGCTTTTACCGTAGGCCTTGCCCACTTCGCTGGCGGTGGTGTCCGATAGCTTAGTGCTAAAGCTAGCCACGTAACCCAACGCTAACCAGGGTTGCCCCGCTTCCGGCCCAAAGGCGATCGCCAGGGCACAGAGGGCAGCGATTAAGGCAGAACCCCAAACATTTTCTGGACCCCGTTGGCCGGATCTTTTTTCGGCAATGCCCGCGGCTTCTTTTTCCTTTTGACCAATGCGGGTAACGGCGGAACCCACGAAAAAGTAGGCTAAAACCACCAAGTAGCCCCGCCAGCCTAGGGCCGCCCAAATGATTACCCCCAGTCCCCAGGCATGGCCGTAACCAGCGGCAGTTAAAAGCTTCTTCGGGGCGATCGCCGCTAAAGCTAGCAAAAAACTGTTGAGAATAACAGCGCTAAGCCAGGGAAAAGTCAGACTTTGCCGCCAAATTTCACTGAGCAGGGAATCATCCATAGAAATAAGCCGAAAAACGTCCATGGTACCAAGGGCAAAAGTCAAGGAAATTAGACGGCGATCGCCAGAAAAAGGGGCTAAATTTTTTCCGGGGGCCGGGCCCTAGGGCAGAATAAAGATTGAACTGTGCCAAAACAGTCTGACGCAAATGAGATTTATCGGATTTTAGCCAAACACCATGAGTGCATTGAACCATCAAATTATCGTTGTTGGGGGAGGAGCGGCCGGCATCACCGTGGCGGCCCAATTATTAAAACAGCAACCTAAACTCGACCTGGCGATCGTAGAACCCTGCGATAAACACTATTACCAACCCGCCTGGACCCTAGTGGGGGGCGGAACCTTCGCCATGGAAGACACCATCAAACCGGAGCAGGATTGCATTCCCAGCGGCGCTAAATGGATCAAAGCCAGCGTGGCCAGTTTCGACCCGGAAAATAATTGTCTCACCCTCCAGGACGGCCGCAGTCTCAGCTACGAATATCTGGTGGTTTGTCCCGGCATTCAAATTAATTGGCATCTGATTCCCGGGCTGCAGGAATCCCTTGGTAAAAATAGTGTTACAAGCAACTACGATCGCCGTTATGCCCCCTACACCTGGGAACTGTTGCAAAACTTTAAAGGCGGCAATGCCCTGTTCACTTTTCCGGCCACCCCGATTAAATGTGCCGGTGCACCCCAAAAAATAATGTATTTGGCCGATGAAACCTTCCGCAAAAATGGCGTGCGGGAAAAAACCAATATTACCTACGGGGTAGCGGTGGGAAAAATCTTCGGCATTCCCGGCTACTGCGAATCCTTGGAAAAGGTGGCGGCCAAGAAGAATATTGATGTGCGCTATCACCATAATTTGAAAGCCATTAACCCCGATGCAAAGGAAGCTACCTTCACCGTAAACGGCGAAACGGAAGTTACCATCCCCTACGACATAATTCATGTGGCGCCCCCGATGTCAGCCCCTGATTTCATTAAAAACAGCCCCTTAGCGGCGGAAAACGGCGGTTGGGTTGATGTGGACAAATTCACCCTGCAACATAATCGCTACGGCAACGTATTTAGCTTGGGCGATGCTTCTTCCCTGCCCACTTCCCGGACAGCGGCGGCGGTGCGGAAACAGGCTCCCGTGGTGGCGACCAATCTTTTGGCACTGTTGAACAATAAAAAACCAGCGGAACAATACGGCGGTTACACCTGCTGTCCCTTGGTCACCGGCTACGGCAAAACCATCATGGCGGAGTTTGACTATGATGGTCAGCCCAAATCCAGTTTCCCCTTTGACCCTACCCAGGAGCGATGGAGTATGTGGCTAGTGAAACGCTACGTCTTGCCCTGGCTGTACTGGAACCGGATGTTGAAGGGGGAAGCCTTTGAACCGGACAAATGGAAGCCCCTTTTGGGTAAATCCTAAGCCCAGTGGATGGGTTGCTAGGGAGGGTTTTGGCTAAAATTCTCCCTTGTGAAGACATCTAGACAAATTAGCCATCAAATTCTGGCGGTAGGTGCTATGATCAGCCAGTGAGATTAAGGATCGGTAGACGCACTTGTTATGAGTGTTAGTGCATTGTTTATGGTTACGCTTAGCAGGCTTCTCTCCGAAACCCACTCTCTTTCTTTTCTCTGGTTTTGGAGCTAATTTATGTCCATTTATGTCGGGAACCTTTCTTATCAAGCCACCGAAGATGACGTTTTAACTGTCTTCTCCGAGTATGGCACTGTTAAGCGGGTTCAACTCCCCACTGATCGGGAAACTGGTCGTATGCGGGGTTTTGGTTTCGTTGAAATGTCTTCCGAAACGGAAGAAGCGGCCGCCATTGAAGCTCTGGATGGAGCCGAATGGATGGGGCGGGATCTCAAAGTTAATAAAGCAAGACCGAGAACCCCTCGTTAAGTTTTTGCCTAATTACTTCAATTATAAAGATTTCAGTCGTTGTGAAGGGGAAGGTGCTTGAGTCATCTTTCCTTTTTTGCTAGGCAAGCTTACTGATAGACTGGGGGAGGTAAATCTGGCTCTTTCCCTATGTCGCTTATTCGTGCGCTGCACCAAAAATTAATAGATCAAGAAATTTCTGCTGTTGCCGTTGCCCAGGCCAGTTTGACAAGAATCGAAGCACTGGAAGGCAAGTTAAAAAGTTTTTTGCAGGTGACGGGTCCCCAGGCGATCGCCCAGGCAGAAAGGGTGGATGCCCAGATTGCAGCGGGGGAACCCATTAACTTACTGGCGGGCATTCCCATTGGCATTAAAGATAATCTTTGCACCAAGGGCATTGTTACCACCTGTGCTTCCCAAATTTTGCAGGGTTTTGTGCCTCCCTACGAGTCCAGTGTGACGGCAAAGTTACAGAATGTTGGGGCAGTAATGGTGGGCAAAACCAACCTGGATGAGTTTGCCATGGGCAGTTCCACGGAAAATTCCGGTTACCAGGTCACTGCTAACCCTTGGGATCTAACCAGGGTGCCGGGGGGATCTTCCGGTGGCTCCGCCGCCGCCGTGGCCGCCGATGAATGTTTGATTGCTTTGGGTTCTGACACTGGGGGCTCCATCCGTCAGCCCGCTTCCCTCTGTGGCGTAGTGGGCATGAAACCCACCTATGGCCTGGTTTCCCGTTTCGGCTTAGTGGCCTATGCTTCCTCTTTGGATCAAATTGGTCCCTTTGCCCGCCGGGTGGAGGATGCGGCCATTCTGCTCCAGGCGATCGCCGGCTACGACAGTAAGGATTCCACCAGTTTAAATGTGCCTATCCCTGATTACACCCAAGCCCTCAAGCCAGACTTAAAGGGGGTGAAAGTGGGGGTGATTATGGATGCCTTTGGGGAAGGATTAGATGATACGGTCAATGAAGCAGTGCAAACGGCGATCGCCAAACTGAAGGAATTGGGGGCCACCATTGAGGAAATCCATTGTCCCCGGTTCCGTTCCGGCATTGCGGCCTATTACGTCATTGCCCCTTCCGAAGCATCGGCTAATCTGGCCCGTTACGACGCAGTGCGCTACGGCCTGCGGACAGAGGCGGATAATTTGATGGAAATGTACACTCAGACCAGAGCTAAGGGTTTTGGTGCGGAGGTCAAACGGCGCATTATGCTGGGCACCTATGCTCTCTCCGCCGGTTATTACGATGCCTATTACCTCAAGGCCCAAAAGGTAAGAACCCTGATTAAACAGGATTTCGATCAAGCCTTCACCAAAGTAGATGTGCTGGTTTGCCCCACCGCCCCCACTACGGCCTTCAAAGCTGGGGAAAAAACCGACGATCCCCTCAGCATGTACCTATCCGATTTAATGACCATTCCCGTTAACTTAGCTGGTTTACCGGCCATGAGTGTGCCCTGCGGCTTTGACGACAATAATTTGCCCATTGGGCTCCAGTTGGTGGGTAATGCACTGGGAGAAGAAATGCTGTTCCGGGTGGGCTATGCCTATGAACAAGCCACCACATGGCACGATCGCCAACCGGATTTATCGGCCTAGTATTTTATTGTTCAGCTGCTTTTCCGCAGGTCTAGCAATATTTTGAAATTGAAGCTGCAATCAAAACGGCAACGGCGATCGCCAAGGAAAATAATTTTCTTTCTCTCGGCGTTCCTGCTCCTTGGGCCTTTTTTCTGCGGTGGTAGTCCCGCCCAGGAGCTAACCGTTCCTCTCACTGACCTGTGTCCCGAACCCATCACCGAAAGAATGACTCCCCACGTGGTGAAAGCCGGGGAAACCATTGACAGCATCGCCGGCCAATATCAACTGGTGCCTGCCACCCTCATCAGTGTTAACAGTCAGTTGTCCAGTGGCCAAGTTACCCCAGGGCAGACGATTTTGATTCCCCCTTTCAACGGTCGTTTTGTCTCCGTACCAGCGGGGGCCACTTGGCGGGATTTGGCCTCTGCCTATGGTTTGCGGGCAGATATTTTATTTGAAATCAACGGTTGCACAGAAAAACCCAGTCGTGCCTTTATCCCTGGCATCAGTTGGAGTGCCAATGCCCCTAGCAATGTGGATAACTACACGGGCTTGGCCCAATGGCCTATCCAACCGACTCCCAAAATTGGCTTAGATTACGGTTGGCAAAATCAAGCTGCAGGGCAAGATGCCTTTTTTCACAGTGGGGTGGATCTGTTGGCACCTCTGGATACCCCTGTTACGGCCGCCGCGGCTGGGGAGGTAATTTTGGTCAGTCAAGAAGGAGCCTATGGTTTTCTAGTGGTCATTGACCATGGTAATGGCCGCCAAACCCGCTATGCTCATCTGGCTCGATTTGCGGTAGGTCCTGGGGAAAGGGTGACCCCTGGTACTGTGATTGGCTACGTGGGCAGCACTGGCCGACCGGATATGGCCGAATCCCATCTCCATTTTGAAGTGCGGGTTCAGTCCCCCGTGGGTTGGGCCGCCCAGGATCCCAAATTGCATTTACCCCGTAATTAAAAAATCTTTCTCCCCCTTAAGCCCGGGACCAAGGCTTTTCAGCGCCGTACTTTTTGGTAAACTAGCAACGCTGTTACCTTTAGCGGTTTTGCCATGGAACTGGAACATCCCGACGATCTCTATTATTTGGATTCCCACGAGTATGTCCGCTTTGATGGGGAAACGGCCACCGTTGGCCTGAGTGCCTTTGCGGTGGATGAGTTGGGGGATATTGTCTTTGTGGAGTTACCCGAAGAAGGGGACAAAGTGGAATTTGAGCAGGCCATGGGGGCGGTGGAATCGGTTAAAGCCGCATCGGATTTATATTCCCCCGTTACGGGCACTGTGATCGAAAAAAACACAGCCTTGGAAGATCAGCCGGAATTGCTCAATCAAGACCCCTACGGCGAAGAAGGTTGGTTAATTAAAGTGCGGCTGGATGATGTGGAAGATGCCCAAGAAGGATTACTAACTGCTGGGGATTACCGGGCAACATTGGAAACGGGGGATTAGAGCATCTACCATTTTTTTTGGGCGATCGCCATTTAGCCATGGCTTGGCCGGGGTTTGACCCGGGTAGGAAATACGTATTTTGAGCAACAGGGCAGGAAATCATTATGCAATCCGTTGATTACACCACCCTGATGGCCATTTGTGCTGAACTCCAGCCCCATTGGTTGCCCGCCCGCATCGAACAAGTTTACCAGCACGATCGCCATGGTTTATCCTTAGCCCTACGTACGTTGGAAAACCGGGGTTGGTTGACCCTCGCCTGGCATCCCCAGGGAGCAAGGATTTGTTTAGATACTCCCCCGCCCCAGGAACCGGACACGTTTACTTTTAGCGATCAACTGCGGCATCAGCTCAAGGGTCTAGCGTTGATTTCCTTAGAACCCCTGCAACCCTGGGAACGGGTCATTGACCTGGCGATCGCCAAACGGCCGGGGGATGAACCTCTATACCATCTTTTTTTGGAGGTGATGGGCAAATATAGCAATCTGATTTTGACCGATGCCCAAGAGCAAATTATTACTGTAGCTCACCAAGTTAACGCCCAACAATCTCGGGTTAGAACAGTGCAAACGGGACAACCCTATCAACCTCCACCGGCCTTATTGGCCACGCCCCCCTCGTTGACGGAAAGTTTTAGTAATTGGCAGGAACGGGTACAGTTAATTCCGGGTTTGTTAAGTAAACAATTGCTCAAAAGTTACCGGGGAGTCAGTCCCATGGTGGTACGAAGCTTATTAAATCAAGCGGGTCTTGATTCCCAGATTAATAACCAAAATTTAACCGGCGAGCAATGGCAAAGTCTTTTTACTGCTTGGCAAAATTGGCTACAAAGACTGGAAAAATCAGATTTTCAAGGGAAAAAAATATCCTCTGGTTACACGGTATTGGGAAAAAATTCTGTTGTTAACGAAGTCAAAAAAATTGATGCAGTTCCACCGCAGCAAACTGCCGATACATTACCCATTAATCAACTTATCAGTGAATATTACCGAACAGAGTTGGGAAGAGAAGATTTCCAACAATTGCGCCATCAAATTCAACAAAAATTGGCTAACTTAATTGCTAAACTACAACAAAAAGCTGACACTTTTAAACAACGGTTAGCGGCGGCGGCCAATGCCCAACAATATCAACAGCAGGCGGATTTGTTGATGGCTTACCTCCACCAAGGGCAACCGGGTTTAAACTCCATCACTTTGCCGGATTTTACCGATCAATCCCCCGTCACCATTCCTCTGCAACCGGATAAAACCCTGATCCAAAATGCCCAGCGCCTTTATAAACAACAACAAAAACTGAACCGGGCTGAAGCGGCGATTCTACCCTTATTAGCGGCAGTTAAGCAGGAGTTAGCCTACCTGACCCAGGTGGAAACTAGTGTGCAGGCTCTAACGAAATTTGATAATCTCACCGACTGGCAAACGTTAACGGAAATCCGGGATGAGTTGGCGGAACAAAACTATTTGACCCTGGGCCATAGCCGTCCCCGCCGTAAGGAAACGGAGACTTTTCAGCCCCAACAGGTGTTAACCCCCTCTGGTTTTCCGGTCTGGATTGGTCGCAACAATCGTCAAAATGATTACCTTACCTTTCGGGTTGCCACCGAGTATGACCTGTGGTTCCACGCCCAGGAAATTGCCGGTAGTCATGTTCTACTGCGGTTACCCCCAGGGGCGATCGCCGAAGACCGGGATCTGCAATCAGCGGCGGACTGGGCGGCCTATTACAGCCGGGGACGGGGGGAGGAACAGGTACCCGTGGTTTATACCGAGCCTAAATATGTGTTTAAACCCAAGGGCAGTAAGCCGGGCATGGTGATTTATCAACAGGAAACCGTTATTTGGGGTAAACCGGGAGCCATTAATTTGGAATTGGCTAAAAGTTAACAATTATAGTCATTTCAAATAATTGCGAGACTGCTTAAGTCTTTATTGACAAGCTTTTCGGTGAATTTGAATGTCTCAGTCTTACTAAAAATGACTATACTAATTTGCTTAATTGCTTAACCAAGACGGTTGCGGTAATCTTCATAGCCAAAAGTTCGCCACAGCTCAAACTCCCCCGATCGCCGCAGGCAACCAATGGCGGGATGGTGTACCCCATTAAAGGTGGTGGTTTTGACCATGGTGTAGTGCATCATATCTTCAAAAATTAGGCGATCGCCTACCTGCAGAGGCTGATCAAAGGCATAATCCCCGAGAAAATCCCCTGCTAGACAACTGGAACCCCCCAGACGATAAACTTTGTCTCCCTTTTTAGGAATCCTAGCTCCCCTTACTTCTGGCCGATAGGGCATTTCCAAGCAGTCTGGCATATGGGCAGTGAAGGAAACATCCAGCATGGCGTGGGTAAATTCCGGCGTGGCAATTAAATCCTCCACTGTACTAATTAAAAACCCTGTCTGCCAGGCGATCGCCGACCCCGGCTCCATAATCAACCGCAGATGGGGATGGCGTTGGTGGAATTCCCTAATTACTTCAATGGCATAGTCCACGTCATAGCCTTGGCTGGTCATTAAATGTCCGCCGCCTAGGTTTAACCATTCAATTTGGGGTAAATATTGACCAAATAATTTTTCAATTTGGGCCAAGGTTTTTGCAAGCGCTAAATGATCGCTTTCACAGAGATTATGGGAGAGAAAACCGCTAATACCTGCTGGCAGACTCCCCGCTAACATTGCCCCCTGAACCCCCAATCGAGAACCGGGCACGCAGGGATTGTAAAGATCCGTTTGCACTGGCGAATATTCCGGATTAATTCGTAAACCCGCCTTTGCTTTTGTCCCTTGGAGTAAATCTCCATATCTCTGCCACTGGCCCAGGGAATTAAAGGTTATGTGGCTAGCCAAGGGAATGATGGCTGGCAAATCATCAGGGCGATAGGTGGGGGCATAAACGTGCACTTCCTTGCCAAATTCCTCCGCCGCCAGCCGTGCTTCCCATAGGGAACTAGCGGAGGCTCCAGCCAGACCGGATCGCAACCAAGGAAAACAGTGAAAGAGGGCAAAACCTTTGAGGGCCAACATCACTTCGATGGGAGCGGACCTTTGCAGACGCTCAAAAACCTCTAAGTTACGTTGCAACAATTCCTCTTCCAGCACAAAACAGGGGGAAGGTAGGCTAGATAAAACCGGCTTTTGGACGATACTCACCTTGAAACTGCTCACTCCAGCTAGAACAAAGAAAAAAGACTACTGTTAAAACAGTAGCCCAATCAAGTCTTGAGATTAACGGAGGTTGCCGGAGCTATGGGTTCACAATGCTCTGGGCGAAAAAACCTGAAAAAAGTTAAATATAGTTAAATATTTAGAGAATGCCGAAGAAGTGGAGCACACCTTGACCAGAAACAAGCTCAAGGATCAAAGCGGAAGAAAAGCCGATCATAGCCAAGCGGCCATTCCAGTTTTCGGCGAAAGCGGTGAATCCAAATTTAGAGTTTTCGTTGTTCATGGTTAAGAATGTTGTTACGAGCTGGGAGGGTTGTCTATGTAAATAAATGTAACAGAGTATTGCGTGAATAGCAAGTCTGTGGTGAAAAAGCCGACGGAAGGATGATGTTAGGCTCGAACAGGAGTTACATATCCCTGGGGGAATGAAGTGATGTTGTCTACAATCCTGGCGATCGCCCTATTGCTGGGGCTGTTCTGGTGGGCTAGACATAGGGCAGGTCGAAAAATTTCCTGGAGCAGAGGACGACGGCGATCATCGGGGTTTCAACAGGCCATTGACAATTCCCGTTCAACATCCACTAGGGTTCCCGGTAGATTGCGGCGAGATCTAATCCGCATTGCCGGTAATGCCCAAATAGCGGAGAGGTTAGTGCGAAATCTGCGGGCCAAGCATCCCGATCGCCCGGAGAACTGGTATTGGGAAAAGGCAATTTTTGATCTGGAACGCGATCGCCATTATTAGTTCGATTGGGAGAGTTTTCCTCCCCCTCCCAGCGGCCCCCCTATTAGTTTGCCTGGGGTTTAGGGCCATGGGAACAACCAACTTGCCTATTTTTTGACCGATTCTAGGACTTTGAGAACCTGAATTTTTTGTTGGGGGGACAAATTGAGAGTTGGCAAAATAGCTTTAACTTCTTGGCCCTGGGCCAAACCAGCTTCGAGTTTACCTTTCTGTTGCTCATCAAGAATCGCACCCAATTTTTCGAGCACTTCTAGTTTTTCAGGGCTAATTTGCGGAGCCGCAGTGCCGGTCATGGTTTGGGCAAATGCTCCATAAAAGGGAGTAAAGGTGGTTAATGCTAAGGATAACCCTAGAA containing:
- a CDS encoding chlorophyll A-B-binding protein, producing MNNENSKFGFTAFAENWNGRLAMIGFSSALILELVSGQGVLHFFGIL
- a CDS encoding NFACT family protein, which translates into the protein MQSVDYTTLMAICAELQPHWLPARIEQVYQHDRHGLSLALRTLENRGWLTLAWHPQGARICLDTPPPQEPDTFTFSDQLRHQLKGLALISLEPLQPWERVIDLAIAKRPGDEPLYHLFLEVMGKYSNLILTDAQEQIITVAHQVNAQQSRVRTVQTGQPYQPPPALLATPPSLTESFSNWQERVQLIPGLLSKQLLKSYRGVSPMVVRSLLNQAGLDSQINNQNLTGEQWQSLFTAWQNWLQRLEKSDFQGKKISSGYTVLGKNSVVNEVKKIDAVPPQQTADTLPINQLISEYYRTELGREDFQQLRHQIQQKLANLIAKLQQKADTFKQRLAAAANAQQYQQQADLLMAYLHQGQPGLNSITLPDFTDQSPVTIPLQPDKTLIQNAQRLYKQQQKLNRAEAAILPLLAAVKQELAYLTQVETSVQALTKFDNLTDWQTLTEIRDELAEQNYLTLGHSRPRRKETETFQPQQVLTPSGFPVWIGRNNRQNDYLTFRVATEYDLWFHAQEIAGSHVLLRLPPGAIAEDRDLQSAADWAAYYSRGRGEEQVPVVYTEPKYVFKPKGSKPGMVIYQQETVIWGKPGAINLELAKS
- the gcvH gene encoding glycine cleavage system protein GcvH, producing MELEHPDDLYYLDSHEYVRFDGETATVGLSAFAVDELGDIVFVELPEEGDKVEFEQAMGAVESVKAASDLYSPVTGTVIEKNTALEDQPELLNQDPYGEEGWLIKVRLDDVEDAQEGLLTAGDYRATLETGD
- the gatA gene encoding Asp-tRNA(Asn)/Glu-tRNA(Gln) amidotransferase subunit GatA → MSLIRALHQKLIDQEISAVAVAQASLTRIEALEGKLKSFLQVTGPQAIAQAERVDAQIAAGEPINLLAGIPIGIKDNLCTKGIVTTCASQILQGFVPPYESSVTAKLQNVGAVMVGKTNLDEFAMGSSTENSGYQVTANPWDLTRVPGGSSGGSAAAVAADECLIALGSDTGGSIRQPASLCGVVGMKPTYGLVSRFGLVAYASSLDQIGPFARRVEDAAILLQAIAGYDSKDSTSLNVPIPDYTQALKPDLKGVKVGVIMDAFGEGLDDTVNEAVQTAIAKLKELGATIEEIHCPRFRSGIAAYYVIAPSEASANLARYDAVRYGLRTEADNLMEMYTQTRAKGFGAEVKRRIMLGTYALSAGYYDAYYLKAQKVRTLIKQDFDQAFTKVDVLVCPTAPTTAFKAGEKTDDPLSMYLSDLMTIPVNLAGLPAMSVPCGFDDNNLPIGLQLVGNALGEEMLFRVGYAYEQATTWHDRQPDLSA
- a CDS encoding RNA-binding protein; the encoded protein is MSIYVGNLSYQATEDDVLTVFSEYGTVKRVQLPTDRETGRMRGFGFVEMSSETEEAAAIEALDGAEWMGRDLKVNKARPRTPR
- the nspC gene encoding carboxynorspermidine decarboxylase, translated to MSIVQKPVLSSLPSPCFVLEEELLQRNLEVFERLQRSAPIEVMLALKGFALFHCFPWLRSGLAGASASSLWEARLAAEEFGKEVHVYAPTYRPDDLPAIIPLASHITFNSLGQWQRYGDLLQGTKAKAGLRINPEYSPVQTDLYNPCVPGSRLGVQGAMLAGSLPAGISGFLSHNLCESDHLALAKTLAQIEKLFGQYLPQIEWLNLGGGHLMTSQGYDVDYAIEVIREFHQRHPHLRLIMEPGSAIAWQTGFLISTVEDLIATPEFTHAMLDVSFTAHMPDCLEMPYRPEVRGARIPKKGDKVYRLGGSSCLAGDFLGDYAFDQPLQVGDRLIFEDMMHYTMVKTTTFNGVHHPAIGCLRRSGEFELWRTFGYEDYRNRLG
- a CDS encoding FAD/NAD(P)-binding oxidoreductase encodes the protein MSALNHQIIVVGGGAAGITVAAQLLKQQPKLDLAIVEPCDKHYYQPAWTLVGGGTFAMEDTIKPEQDCIPSGAKWIKASVASFDPENNCLTLQDGRSLSYEYLVVCPGIQINWHLIPGLQESLGKNSVTSNYDRRYAPYTWELLQNFKGGNALFTFPATPIKCAGAPQKIMYLADETFRKNGVREKTNITYGVAVGKIFGIPGYCESLEKVAAKKNIDVRYHHNLKAINPDAKEATFTVNGETEVTIPYDIIHVAPPMSAPDFIKNSPLAAENGGWVDVDKFTLQHNRYGNVFSLGDASSLPTSRTAAAVRKQAPVVATNLLALLNNKKPAEQYGGYTCCPLVTGYGKTIMAEFDYDGQPKSSFPFDPTQERWSMWLVKRYVLPWLYWNRMLKGEAFEPDKWKPLLGKS
- a CDS encoding TIGR00297 family protein, with protein sequence MDDSLLSEIWRQSLTFPWLSAVILNSFLLALAAIAPKKLLTAAGYGHAWGLGVIIWAALGWRGYLVVLAYFFVGSAVTRIGQKEKEAAGIAEKRSGQRGPENVWGSALIAALCALAIAFGPEAGQPWLALGYVASFSTKLSDTTASEVGKAYGKSTFLITTLQPVPRGTEGAVSLEGTMAGFMAGLALAILGYGVGLISVGGIIFSTLAAFIATNLESVIGATLQNKWPWLTNEVVNGINTFLGAAIAIAMQATAQLI
- a CDS encoding M23 family metallopeptidase, encoding MKLQSKRQRRSPRKIIFFLSAFLLLGPFFCGGSPAQELTVPLTDLCPEPITERMTPHVVKAGETIDSIAGQYQLVPATLISVNSQLSSGQVTPGQTILIPPFNGRFVSVPAGATWRDLASAYGLRADILFEINGCTEKPSRAFIPGISWSANAPSNVDNYTGLAQWPIQPTPKIGLDYGWQNQAAGQDAFFHSGVDLLAPLDTPVTAAAAGEVILVSQEGAYGFLVVIDHGNGRQTRYAHLARFAVGPGERVTPGTVIGYVGSTGRPDMAESHLHFEVRVQSPVGWAAQDPKLHLPRN